One window of the Emcibacter sp. genome contains the following:
- a CDS encoding alpha/beta hydrolase, with the protein MSTLTTLSGPRVEPPVGEKIEKMLILSHGYGSNGYDLIGLVPHFQRVMPNTVFISPNAPEACPGAPMGYQWFGLTSLSREERLRGTLEAAPVLDSFIDQELDRYGLEDKDLVLSGFSQGTMMSLHVGLRRKNPLAGILGFSGAMTLPDNWQQDIASKPPVMLIHGDSDDVLPIQMMYDAKEALQSVDIDVTTHISRGITHSIGPDGLQKALEFLQKVSA; encoded by the coding sequence ATGTCAACGCTTACAACATTATCAGGTCCCCGGGTCGAACCGCCAGTTGGCGAAAAAATTGAAAAAATGCTCATTTTGTCGCATGGCTATGGCTCTAACGGCTATGACCTGATCGGTCTGGTCCCTCATTTTCAGAGAGTAATGCCAAACACGGTATTTATCTCTCCCAATGCACCAGAGGCCTGTCCCGGTGCGCCTATGGGTTACCAGTGGTTTGGCTTGACCAGCCTGAGCCGCGAGGAAAGGCTGCGGGGAACTCTTGAAGCGGCCCCTGTCCTGGATAGCTTTATTGATCAGGAACTTGACCGTTATGGTCTGGAAGACAAGGACCTTGTCCTCAGTGGTTTTTCCCAGGGCACCATGATGTCTCTGCATGTGGGGCTGAGACGGAAAAATCCATTGGCCGGTATTCTCGGTTTTTCCGGCGCCATGACGTTGCCGGACAACTGGCAGCAGGACATCGCCAGCAAACCGCCGGTCATGCTGATTCACGGGGATAGTGACGATGTTCTGCCAATCCAGATGATGTATGACGCGAAAGAGGCGCTGCAGTCCGTCGATATCGATGTGACCACCCATATCTCTCGGGGGATTACTCACAGTATCGGGCCCGATGGTTTGCAAAAAGCCCTCGAGTTTCTACAGAAGGTTTCTGCCTGA
- the gluQRS gene encoding tRNA glutamyl-Q(34) synthetase GluQRS, translating into MDQSSNQKNTEIVTRFAPSPTGLLHLGHAYSAKLAHDFARQQGGSFLLRMEDIDQTRCKAEYIDQIIDDLQWLGLTWDGEVRRQSDHFDDYREALARLEEKNLLYPCFCSRKEIKEEISRSAHAPHGPEGHLYPGTCRALSGSERARKIADGESFALRLDMASALTGLHGPLTWHDRKKGTQTATPEILGDVVLARKETPASYHLSVVLDDADQKISHVIRGEDLFYATHLHRLLQHLLNLPVPEYFHHPLVVDQSGKRFSKRDQSVTLKHLRDKGHQPADVFALYSLPGIEQ; encoded by the coding sequence ATGGATCAATCTTCCAACCAGAAGAACACAGAAATAGTCACCCGGTTCGCACCAAGCCCAACCGGGCTTTTGCACCTGGGACATGCCTATTCGGCAAAGCTTGCCCATGATTTTGCACGGCAACAGGGCGGCAGCTTCCTGCTCCGCATGGAAGATATCGACCAGACCAGATGCAAGGCTGAATATATCGATCAGATCATTGACGATCTGCAGTGGCTGGGCCTGACCTGGGACGGCGAGGTTCGCCGACAATCCGACCATTTTGATGACTATAGAGAAGCCCTTGCCCGGCTTGAGGAAAAGAACCTGCTCTATCCCTGTTTCTGCAGCAGGAAAGAAATAAAAGAGGAAATCAGCAGGAGCGCCCATGCGCCGCACGGGCCAGAGGGACATCTCTACCCGGGCACCTGCAGGGCACTTTCCGGCTCGGAACGGGCCAGGAAAATCGCCGATGGCGAGTCTTTTGCCCTGCGACTGGACATGGCCAGCGCCCTGACTGGCTTGCACGGCCCCCTGACCTGGCATGACCGCAAGAAGGGCACACAGACGGCGACGCCGGAAATCCTGGGAGATGTTGTTCTTGCCCGCAAGGAAACACCCGCCAGCTACCACCTGTCTGTCGTTCTGGACGATGCTGACCAGAAAATCAGTCATGTCATTCGCGGCGAAGACCTTTTTTATGCCACCCATCTGCACCGCCTGCTGCAACACCTCCTTAACCTGCCGGTACCGGAATATTTTCATCATCCGCTGGTTGTTGACCAAAGCGGCAAGCGTTTTTCAAAACGGGACCAGAGTGTCACCCTTAAACATCTGCGGGATAAAGGTCACCAACCTGCTGATGTGTTTGCCCTCTATTCACTTCCCGGCATTGAGCAATAG
- a CDS encoding lectin-like protein, whose product MTKRIQFVMMCVLTLTLPMMASAQVGIEKKHKSYKEDYMITGSAKGPFYDPHTKSYFELRWQKKGRKWRQAFLEAQSLNFKDTSGRLALVKDLETHNFIQTHFNISAATWIGLQYYCDERRLNWADNSSLEKGEFSAWHYNWARRDDIRCGFMSDKFTPGLNMKSHMGVSYIPLGKEMPAMWQASGPEKEYDFFIVEYPTGKE is encoded by the coding sequence ATGACCAAAAGAATTCAGTTCGTAATGATGTGTGTCCTGACACTGACACTGCCGATGATGGCCAGTGCCCAGGTTGGAATTGAAAAGAAACACAAGTCTTATAAGGAAGACTATATGATCACGGGTTCTGCCAAGGGCCCTTTCTACGACCCTCATACCAAAAGCTATTTTGAGCTGAGATGGCAGAAGAAGGGGCGTAAATGGCGCCAGGCCTTTCTGGAAGCGCAGAGTCTGAATTTTAAGGATACGTCTGGTCGTCTTGCTCTGGTCAAGGATCTTGAAACACATAACTTCATCCAGACACATTTCAACATTTCTGCAGCGACCTGGATCGGACTGCAATATTATTGCGACGAAAGAAGACTGAACTGGGCAGATAATTCATCGCTGGAAAAGGGTGAATTCAGTGCCTGGCACTATAATTGGGCCCGACGCGACGACATTCGCTGTGGCTTTATGAGTGATAAATTCACCCCAGGTCTGAATATGAAATCCCACATGGGTGTCTCCTATATTCCGCTGGGTAAGGAAATGCCCGCCATGTGGCAGGCCTCCGGCCCTGAAAAGGAATATGACTTCTTCATCGTGGAATACCCGACCGGCAAAGAATAA
- a CDS encoding glycosyltransferase family 4 protein: MPKAQTDNRIPHLFHVIPSFAHGGVPIRISYLINHFGNRVRHSLIATNGEYDCRSRLAPEIDFSVPSVPPANGLREKICTYRTALKEIKPDLLLTYNWGSMDWALANSFSPVCRHIHLESGFGPEEAEKTLFKRDLYRRLALRNIEAIVVPSYTLVDICKTSWKLPERKILHIPNGVDCEKYGAAPRPGILPGFEKQAGEIVIGTMTPLRPEKNLPRLIRAFHQVATGNPGIPLRLVIMGEGNERPGLEKMISDLDMTGKILLVGHIEEPALALGWLDLYAISSDTEQMPNSVNQAMAASLPIVGLAVGDVLPMVSPENRDFIARAGDEAGFALAMEALVRNPDLVKQIGGINKEHVKNTYDKAVMYREYAKVWGISD; encoded by the coding sequence ATGCCCAAGGCACAAACAGACAACAGGATACCACATCTTTTCCACGTCATTCCCAGCTTTGCGCACGGGGGCGTTCCGATACGTATTTCCTATCTGATCAATCATTTCGGAAACAGGGTACGACACAGCCTGATCGCCACCAACGGCGAATATGACTGCCGGTCACGTCTGGCGCCGGAAATCGATTTTTCCGTCCCTTCCGTACCCCCGGCAAATGGGCTGCGGGAAAAGATCTGTACCTATCGCACGGCACTGAAAGAGATCAAACCGGACCTGCTGTTGACCTATAACTGGGGATCCATGGACTGGGCCCTTGCCAACAGTTTCTCCCCGGTCTGCCGGCACATACATCTGGAAAGCGGATTTGGCCCCGAAGAAGCGGAAAAAACCCTGTTTAAAAGGGATTTATATCGCCGGCTGGCGCTTCGGAATATCGAGGCTATTGTTGTACCCTCCTATACCCTTGTCGACATCTGCAAAACAAGCTGGAAGCTGCCGGAGCGGAAAATCCTCCATATCCCCAATGGTGTCGACTGTGAAAAATATGGCGCAGCCCCCCGCCCCGGTATTCTGCCCGGATTCGAAAAACAGGCTGGCGAAATTGTCATTGGAACCATGACTCCCCTGCGGCCGGAAAAAAACCTGCCCCGGTTGATCCGGGCGTTTCATCAGGTTGCAACCGGAAATCCTGGAATCCCGCTGCGCCTTGTGATCATGGGCGAAGGCAACGAACGTCCAGGTCTGGAGAAAATGATTTCCGACCTGGATATGACGGGAAAAATCCTGCTGGTTGGCCACATTGAGGAACCGGCTCTGGCCCTTGGCTGGCTCGATCTTTATGCCATTTCTTCAGACACCGAACAGATGCCAAATTCGGTCAATCAGGCCATGGCGGCCTCCCTGCCAATCGTCGGGCTGGCTGTCGGTGATGTGCTGCCCATGGTATCCCCGGAAAACAGGGATTTTATCGCCCGGGCCGGGGATGAAGCCGGCTTTGCCCTCGCCATGGAGGCGCTGGTGCGAAACCCGGATCTGGTGAAGCAGATCGGCGGCATCAACAAGGAACATGTCAAAAATACCTATGACAAGGCGGTCATGTATCGTGAATATGCCAAAGTATGGGGTATTTCGGACTAA
- a CDS encoding TIGR04063 family PEP-CTERM/XrtA system glycosyltransferase has protein sequence MRILHVLDHSIPLHSGYTFRSYQLIKGQQALGHETLHVTGIKQGDCENEFEQVEDLGFYRTTKYNKLLSRLPILNQYEVVRSLKARMFEILKDNPVDIIHAHSPALNGLAAVDVGEKLGIPVLYEIRAFWEDAAVSHGTCREGDLRYTLTKKLESHVVHRADAVTTICNGLKKDLISRGVAEDKITIIPNAVDISKFSGPSDPDPALQEKLGLKDKIILGFIGSFYDYEGLDILVESFPQILKEKPEARLLLVGGGQEDANLKQQVARLGLEESVIFTGRVPHNQVQDYYNLVDIFIYPRKKMRLTDLVTPLKPLEAMAQHKLVAASDIGGHNELIRDGETGTLFRPDDPDDLARTILDMLENRDKWPDMIAAGRRYVEEERNWKNSVANYPAVFERLAKLKKK, from the coding sequence ATGCGTATTTTACACGTACTTGATCATTCAATACCGCTGCACAGCGGCTACACCTTCCGCAGCTACCAGTTGATCAAGGGACAGCAGGCGCTGGGTCATGAGACCCTGCATGTGACCGGTATAAAGCAGGGCGACTGCGAAAATGAATTCGAGCAGGTGGAAGACCTCGGTTTTTACCGCACTACCAAATACAACAAACTCCTGAGCCGGCTGCCGATCCTCAATCAGTATGAAGTGGTCCGCAGTTTGAAGGCGCGTATGTTTGAGATTCTTAAGGATAACCCGGTCGATATTATCCATGCTCACTCCCCGGCGCTAAATGGCCTTGCTGCGGTGGATGTGGGGGAAAAGCTCGGCATTCCAGTGCTTTATGAAATTCGCGCCTTCTGGGAAGATGCCGCCGTCAGTCACGGCACCTGCAGGGAAGGTGACCTGCGCTATACCCTGACTAAAAAGCTGGAAAGCCATGTGGTGCACCGGGCCGATGCAGTCACCACTATCTGTAACGGATTGAAGAAGGACCTGATTTCCCGCGGTGTGGCTGAAGACAAGATTACCATCATTCCCAATGCTGTGGACATCAGCAAATTCTCCGGCCCCAGTGACCCGGATCCTGCATTGCAGGAGAAGCTGGGACTGAAAGACAAGATTATCCTCGGTTTTATCGGGTCCTTTTATGATTATGAGGGGCTTGATATTCTGGTGGAAAGCTTCCCGCAGATCCTCAAGGAAAAACCGGAAGCAAGGCTTCTGCTTGTCGGGGGCGGGCAGGAGGATGCCAATCTGAAGCAGCAGGTGGCGCGTCTGGGACTTGAAGAAAGTGTGATCTTCACTGGCCGGGTGCCCCATAACCAGGTGCAGGATTATTATAATCTGGTGGATATTTTCATCTATCCGCGCAAGAAAATGCGCCTGACCGATCTGGTGACTCCGCTCAAACCGCTGGAGGCCATGGCCCAGCATAAACTCGTGGCCGCATCTGATATTGGCGGTCACAACGAATTGATCCGCGACGGGGAGACGGGTACCCTGTTCCGGCCGGACGATCCTGATGACCTGGCCCGCACCATTCTGGATATGCTGGAGAACCGGGACAAATGGCCGGACATGATTGCCGCCGGACGGCGGTATGTGGAGGAAGAGCGCAACTGGAAAAATTCCGTTGCCAACTACCCTGCGGTTTTCGAACGTCTGGCCAAGCTCAAAAAGAAATAG
- a CDS encoding TIGR03087 family PEP-CTERM/XrtA system glycosyltransferase, translated as MNILFVSHRFPFPPTRGDKIRSFNMVRHLHESGHRVTVASIVRSDEEEQEIQGIKDHCHEFLYSRTNETWQKLRMVGCLLTRTPSSMGYFYSRDLQARINRKLAEEKFDLIVVFSSSAAQYVEHVDDIPKILDYCDMDSQKWLAYAGFKKWPFSWGYWLEGTKLEAEEKRLARKFDVGVCATDFEVETLDHFNTGIESAFFPNGVDSEFFKPTDGSFKKHNIGFVGRMDYYPNEACVISFCQKVLPILRDKYPDITFTVVGAEPPASVLAMGDLPGVTVTGTVDDVRTYVRGSEVVVAPLEIARGTQNKILEGMALGVPVISSRLAARGVDAVVGEHILAASTPEEYAECVSRIFDSADEREKFSKAGRERVLSHHNWTRAMSLFDEIIDGCMKRHSADRADQGKN; from the coding sequence GTGAACATATTATTTGTCAGTCACCGTTTTCCCTTTCCGCCCACACGCGGGGATAAGATCCGGTCCTTTAATATGGTCAGGCACCTGCACGAGAGCGGGCACCGGGTCACAGTGGCCTCGATCGTCAGATCGGACGAGGAGGAACAGGAAATTCAGGGCATAAAGGATCATTGCCATGAATTTCTGTACAGCCGGACCAATGAAACCTGGCAGAAACTGCGTATGGTTGGTTGTCTTCTGACACGCACACCGTCCTCCATGGGCTACTTTTATTCACGGGACCTGCAGGCCAGGATTAATCGCAAGCTTGCCGAAGAAAAGTTTGATCTGATCGTGGTTTTCAGTTCCTCTGCTGCACAGTACGTGGAGCATGTTGATGATATCCCGAAAATTCTCGATTATTGCGATATGGACAGCCAGAAATGGCTGGCCTATGCAGGCTTTAAAAAATGGCCTTTCAGTTGGGGTTACTGGCTGGAAGGGACAAAACTGGAAGCCGAGGAAAAAAGGCTGGCCCGCAAATTTGATGTGGGCGTCTGCGCCACCGATTTTGAAGTGGAAACCCTGGATCATTTCAACACCGGCATTGAAAGCGCCTTCTTTCCCAACGGGGTGGACAGCGAATTTTTCAAGCCGACAGACGGAAGCTTTAAGAAACATAATATCGGCTTTGTCGGACGTATGGATTATTATCCCAATGAAGCCTGCGTGATTTCTTTCTGTCAGAAGGTTCTGCCGATCCTGAGGGACAAATATCCGGATATTACGTTCACTGTTGTAGGCGCCGAGCCGCCGGCGTCAGTACTTGCCATGGGCGATTTGCCTGGTGTGACGGTGACCGGGACAGTGGATGATGTGCGGACCTATGTACGCGGCAGCGAGGTTGTGGTGGCCCCGCTGGAAATCGCGCGCGGTACCCAGAACAAGATTCTCGAGGGCATGGCTCTCGGGGTGCCGGTAATCAGCAGCAGGCTTGCCGCCCGCGGGGTGGATGCGGTGGTCGGAGAACATATTCTGGCGGCGTCGACACCGGAGGAATATGCGGAATGTGTCTCCCGCATTTTTGACAGTGCCGATGAAAGAGAGAAATTTTCGAAAGCGGGGCGGGAGAGGGTGCTCAGCCATCACAACTGGACCCGGGCCATGAGCCTGTTTGATGAAATTATTGATGGATGCATGAAACGGCATTCTGCCGACAGGGCAGATCAGGGAAAGAACTAG
- the prsT gene encoding XrtA/PEP-CTERM system TPR-repeat protein PrsT, whose product MKSFLIPSLALTMGIAAPAMAALDNSESAEYVQEAGEYLKKGNLEAAIIQYKNAARVDPKNPDIRVQLGKSYVKKGDGLSAEKELLRAIELGIPADEVSLDLSQAYLILRKFDEVLATVNLENVADDDKAQAYLILGMAHQGLRDQDKALEYLQKGAELKKDDDHIIVGIAQIYSFKEEFEKSEEAVDRALALNPKNSGALILKGELVHRRAGAEQSLDYFSNALQYAPKNIDAMIKKAGVLFDLKRDDEALEVLEGVFKLIPRHPMANYLAAVVYARQNESEKATEYLDRGGVPLDRFEPALMLRGVINYAQNNYAQAIYYLNRLVDLNPDHVVGRRLLGASLIRQGDPEQAIEVLTPLVESGKAGSVIYALLGSAHLKLGDYEKGTAFFEKAVESRPDESRLKTQLALSKLAAGDSHSAEEQLTEILENDPDASQAAVFLTLISLRQGEYGKGLIDAERTIKQMPDNPVGYNLKGTALVGLNRIEEAREFFKKALEIQPGYNTAKINLAKLHVNDGDTDKAVEIYEDILEEDKGYLAAWLGLSDIAARNKDTKSQEKYLLEAVSAAPENISVRIQLSELYLRERRLDKAKAVASQMIQDFPENGAGYEAAGKLDRLMGNRNSAVANFQKLLSIIGKNEGGYLLLARAQMENEDFSGARNTYKEALEFAQNKKAVLTELVRLEMNEENFSSAHDHASAIREMDANDPTASVLDGRVYLAEGKPREALESYLEAKEKGAEGSGIIVSIAQAYKEMGDNDSSHATMVDYLAKHPDDLVVRRNLANSYLMMSAHDEATEQYEILLTQKDENVVNLNNLAWLYSQTGDLERASELGKRAYEGAPENASIIDTYAWILVSAGKSEEGLELLRKAISKTPNNMEIRYHLAVALHKVGRSGAARQELEQVVTSGVSFTGLEEAKALLQQLRK is encoded by the coding sequence ATGAAAAGCTTTTTGATACCTAGCCTGGCGTTGACCATGGGAATTGCCGCGCCGGCGATGGCGGCACTGGATAACAGCGAAAGCGCCGAATATGTCCAGGAAGCCGGGGAATATCTGAAAAAAGGTAATCTGGAAGCTGCAATCATCCAGTATAAAAACGCTGCCCGGGTAGATCCGAAAAACCCGGATATCCGGGTCCAACTGGGCAAATCCTATGTAAAAAAAGGAGACGGTCTTTCCGCTGAGAAGGAACTTCTCCGGGCGATTGAACTTGGAATACCGGCTGACGAGGTATCCCTTGACCTCAGCCAGGCCTATCTGATCCTGAGGAAGTTTGACGAGGTCCTGGCGACAGTGAACCTCGAGAATGTCGCCGATGATGACAAGGCGCAGGCTTACCTTATTCTGGGAATGGCTCATCAGGGTCTCCGGGACCAGGACAAGGCACTTGAGTATCTGCAGAAAGGTGCGGAACTGAAAAAAGATGATGATCACATCATTGTTGGGATCGCACAGATATACAGCTTCAAGGAAGAATTTGAAAAATCCGAAGAGGCCGTGGACAGGGCGCTGGCGCTTAATCCCAAAAATTCCGGTGCATTGATTCTCAAGGGGGAGCTTGTTCACCGTCGTGCGGGAGCCGAGCAGTCACTGGATTATTTTTCCAATGCACTACAATATGCGCCCAAAAATATCGATGCGATGATTAAAAAGGCAGGGGTTCTGTTTGACTTGAAGCGGGATGATGAAGCACTTGAAGTTCTTGAAGGAGTCTTCAAGCTTATTCCACGCCATCCGATGGCAAACTATCTTGCTGCTGTTGTCTATGCCCGTCAAAATGAAAGTGAAAAGGCGACTGAATATCTGGACCGGGGCGGCGTTCCCCTTGACAGGTTTGAGCCTGCCCTAATGTTGCGTGGCGTAATTAATTATGCCCAGAATAATTATGCCCAGGCCATCTATTATCTGAACCGGCTGGTGGACCTTAACCCGGATCATGTTGTCGGACGTCGGTTGCTCGGGGCTTCTTTGATCCGCCAGGGAGACCCGGAACAGGCTATTGAAGTCCTTACGCCGCTGGTGGAGTCAGGAAAAGCCGGTTCCGTGATTTACGCCTTGCTGGGAAGTGCCCATTTGAAACTGGGTGATTATGAAAAAGGCACGGCCTTTTTTGAGAAGGCAGTGGAATCCCGTCCGGATGAAAGCCGTCTGAAAACCCAGTTGGCGCTGAGCAAGCTTGCCGCCGGTGATTCACATTCTGCAGAAGAACAATTGACAGAAATTCTGGAAAATGACCCGGATGCCTCCCAGGCTGCTGTGTTCCTGACATTGATTTCCCTGCGGCAGGGTGAATATGGCAAGGGCCTGATTGATGCCGAGCGTACAATCAAGCAAATGCCGGATAATCCAGTCGGCTATAACCTGAAGGGAACGGCTCTCGTCGGCCTTAACCGGATTGAAGAGGCGCGTGAATTTTTCAAGAAGGCGCTGGAGATCCAGCCCGGCTACAATACGGCAAAAATCAACCTTGCCAAACTCCATGTTAACGATGGTGATACGGACAAGGCCGTGGAAATCTACGAGGATATTCTGGAGGAAGATAAAGGCTATCTGGCGGCGTGGCTGGGATTAAGCGACATCGCTGCCCGGAATAAGGATACCAAAAGCCAGGAAAAATATCTGCTTGAAGCGGTATCGGCCGCGCCGGAAAATATTTCCGTGCGTATCCAGTTGTCCGAGCTGTATCTCAGGGAACGCCGCCTGGACAAAGCCAAGGCGGTAGCCAGCCAGATGATCCAGGACTTCCCGGAAAACGGGGCAGGTTATGAAGCCGCGGGCAAACTTGATCGTCTCATGGGCAATCGCAATTCAGCGGTGGCTAATTTCCAGAAGCTTCTGAGCATTATTGGCAAGAACGAGGGCGGTTATCTTCTGCTGGCCCGCGCCCAGATGGAAAATGAAGATTTTTCAGGCGCCCGTAACACCTATAAGGAAGCGCTCGAATTTGCTCAAAACAAGAAAGCCGTTCTGACCGAACTGGTCCGTCTTGAAATGAACGAGGAGAATTTTTCATCGGCCCATGACCATGCTTCTGCGATCCGGGAGATGGATGCAAATGATCCGACCGCCAGCGTTCTGGACGGGCGGGTTTACCTTGCGGAAGGAAAACCTCGGGAGGCCCTGGAATCCTATCTTGAGGCGAAGGAAAAAGGGGCAGAGGGCAGCGGTATCATTGTCAGCATCGCCCAGGCCTACAAGGAGATGGGGGACAATGACAGTTCCCATGCCACAATGGTCGACTATCTTGCTAAACATCCAGATGACCTGGTGGTACGCCGGAACCTGGCCAACAGCTACCTGATGATGTCTGCCCATGATGAAGCAACCGAACAGTATGAAATCTTGCTCACCCAGAAAGATGAGAATGTCGTCAATCTGAACAACCTGGCCTGGCTTTATTCCCAGACGGGGGACCTGGAACGGGCCAGTGAACTGGGAAAACGGGCTTATGAAGGGGCGCCGGAAAATGCGTCTATCATAGACACCTATGCCTGGATACTGGTCTCTGCCGGGAAAAGTGAAGAAGGCCTGGAGCTGCTGCGGAAAGCCATCAGCAAAACGCCCAACAATATGGAAATCCGGTACCATCTGGCAGTTGCCTTGCACAAAGTCGGCCGCAGTGGCGCCGCCCGTCAGGAGCTTGAACAGGTCGTGACATCTGGTGTTTCCTTCACCGGGCTGGAGGAGGCCAAGGCGCTTCTGCAGCAACTGCGGAAGTGA
- the prsR gene encoding PEP-CTERM-box response regulator transcription factor: MSDTIKRKLLVVEDDPGLQRQYKWNFEDYDVEIAGNRKEALDIVDRDKPAVVTLDLGLPPDEDGTSEGLACLEQILAKAPHTKVIIASGHGARESALQSVSLGAYDFYQKPVDPDQLGLIVQRAFRLYDLEEENRKLAAGQQPSRLNNVITASDSMNKVCNIVERVAPTNVTVMLLGASGTGKELLARALHDLSDRKDKAFVAINCAAIPENLLESELFGYEKGAFTGAVKQTIGKIEVAHGGTLFLDEIGDLPFPLQVKLLRFLQERVIERIGGRKEIPVDVRVVCATHQDLESHITENLFREDLFYRLSEIVINIPCLAERDGDAALLAHNFLNKFNKELKRSIKGYTKEAISVISSYHWPGNVRELENRIKRAVIMSEGSKIDAADLELAVDEMEEELLNLKQIREMADMKAIRKALANANGNVSHAAKLLGVSRPTFYGLIKQYNINL; this comes from the coding sequence ATGTCAGATACGATAAAAAGAAAATTACTGGTTGTCGAAGACGACCCTGGCTTGCAAAGGCAGTATAAATGGAATTTTGAAGACTATGACGTCGAGATTGCCGGCAACCGCAAGGAAGCTCTTGATATTGTCGACAGGGATAAGCCGGCTGTTGTCACGCTTGACCTGGGATTGCCGCCGGACGAAGACGGCACCTCGGAAGGTCTGGCCTGTCTCGAACAGATACTGGCAAAAGCACCGCATACCAAGGTGATCATTGCATCGGGTCACGGCGCGCGGGAAAGCGCCTTGCAGAGTGTTTCCCTGGGGGCCTATGATTTTTATCAGAAACCTGTTGATCCGGATCAGCTCGGGCTTATCGTTCAGCGTGCTTTCCGTCTGTATGACCTGGAAGAGGAAAATCGCAAGCTGGCGGCCGGCCAGCAGCCTTCCCGCCTGAACAATGTTATTACTGCCAGCGACAGCATGAACAAGGTATGTAATATTGTGGAACGCGTGGCACCGACAAATGTGACCGTTATGCTTCTGGGGGCAAGCGGAACCGGTAAGGAACTTCTGGCCCGTGCACTCCACGATCTCAGTGATCGCAAGGACAAGGCATTTGTGGCCATCAACTGTGCTGCGATCCCGGAAAACCTGCTTGAAAGCGAACTTTTCGGTTATGAAAAGGGTGCTTTTACCGGCGCTGTCAAACAAACGATCGGCAAGATAGAAGTGGCCCACGGCGGGACATTGTTCCTGGATGAAATCGGCGATTTGCCGTTTCCGCTTCAGGTCAAACTCCTCAGGTTCCTGCAGGAAAGGGTGATCGAGAGGATCGGCGGGCGCAAGGAAATCCCGGTGGATGTACGCGTTGTCTGCGCCACCCATCAGGATCTGGAAAGCCATATTACCGAAAACCTGTTCAGGGAAGACCTGTTTTACCGGCTTAGCGAGATTGTTATCAATATTCCGTGCTTGGCGGAGCGCGACGGGGATGCTGCCCTTCTGGCCCATAATTTCCTGAACAAGTTCAACAAGGAACTCAAGCGGTCGATCAAGGGCTATACAAAGGAAGCTATTTCCGTCATTTCCAGCTATCACTGGCCGGGAAATGTCAGGGAACTCGAAAACCGCATAAAACGTGCAGTGATCATGAGTGAAGGCAGTAAAATCGATGCAGCTGACCTGGAACTTGCCGTTGACGAGATGGAAGAGGAACTGCTGAATCTTAAGCAGATTCGCGAAATGGCCGATATGAAAGCCATTCGGAAAGCGCTGGCAAATGCCAATGGCAATGTAAGCCATGCTGCCAAATTGCTGGGTGTAAGCAGACCGACATTTTATGGACTTATAAAACAGTACAATATCAATCTGTAA